The following are from one region of the Acipenser ruthenus chromosome 19, fAciRut3.2 maternal haplotype, whole genome shotgun sequence genome:
- the LOC117424064 gene encoding Iroquois homeobox protein 6a, which produces MVTKGAAMSFSQFGYPYNSTSQFFVSANPSTTCYDSASRSVPDGSSGTAHAAAAFCCPSYENRLLASTRTELNAALGMYSSPYAAASQNYGNYFPYNTDPSTLYSTLNPQYDIKDGAGSLHAGIAQSAACYHYDQSLGQYQYDRYGTIDFNGSARRKNATRETTSTLKTWLYEHKKNPYPTKGEKIMLAIITKMTLTQVSTWFANARRRLKKENKMTWSPKNKPGDERKDDLEKGDRDDCDLESLDKDSKECKESDSRLSDLDDTEDEECSKLDSDCEKTPHQGQILQRDMTAEPQKTDCNLTITRNHFHAFSCNKNGSSMASGVLENAITKPSSIAPNNGVVPHHYETSDKPRIWSLARTAAAGVILRTHNSDERTVNADGQLQVRHSMVSGALCSELRAQQEARSRSTKGHAFEDLPQSNKVYRTSIFNQKSLQLHCSSFPVLSDTCQYSSGMEGFSQNVKSDQGPTELGEECLIQQDDKITAFRPVLKR; this is translated from the exons aTGGTAACAAAAGGAGCAGCAATGTCCTTCTCTCAGTTTGGATATCCTTACAACAGCACTTCGCAG TTTTTTGTGTCTGCAAACCCCAGCACGACTTGCTATGATTCAGCCTCCAGATCTGTGCCCGATGGCTCTTCTGGTACAGCCCACGCTGCAGCCGCTTTTTGTTGTCCGTCTTACGAGAACAGATTGCTGGCTAGCACTCGAACTGAGctcaacgcagctctgggcatgtACAGCTCTCCCTATGCAGCAGCCAGCCAGAACTATGGCAACTATTTCCCCTACAACACAGACCCGTCCACCCTCTATTCAACACTG AACCCTCAGTACGACATTAAGGATGGTGCTGGAAGTTTGCACGCGGGGATTGCGCAATCTGCTGCCTGTTACCACTACGACCAGTCCCTGGGGCAGTACCAGTACGACAG ATATGGCACCATTGATTTTAATGGTTCAGCCAGGCGCAAAAACGCCACTCGGGAAACCACTAGCACACTCAAAACGTGGCTGTACGAGCACAAGAAAAACCCTTACCCCACCAAAGGGGAGAAGATCATGCTGGCCATCATCACCAAAATGACTCTGACCCAAGTGTCCACCTGGTTCGCCAACGCCAGGAGGAGgctgaaaaaggaaaacaaaatgacCTGGTCCCCAAAGAACAAACCTGGAGACGAGAGGAAAGATGACCTTGAAAAGGGAGACAGGGATGACTGTGACCTGGAAAGCCTAGATAAAG ATTCGAAAGAATGTAAAGAGAGTGATTCAAGGCTGAGCGATCTGGATGACACAGAGGATGAGGAATGCTCAAAGCTAGACAGCGACTGTGAGAAAACACCTCACCAAGGCCAGATTCTCCAGCGAGACATGACGGCGGAGCCACAGAAAACGGACTGCAACTTGACTATTACGCGCAATCATTTCCACGCGTTTTCATGCAATAAGAACGGGTCGTCTATGGCGTCGGGTGTCTTAGAAAACGCAATAACTAAACCGTCAAGCATAGCACCAAACAATGGCGTTGTTCCTCATCATTATGAAACATCAGACAAACCCAGAATTTGGTCTTTAGCACGTACGGCAGCTGCCGGTGTTATTTTGCGAACTCATAACAGTGATGAAAGGACTGTAAATGCAGACGGTCAGCTCCAAGTAAGGCATTCTATGGTTAGTGGCGCACTGTGTAGCGAACTCAGGGCCCAACAAGAAGCGAGGAGCCGCTCTACCAAAGGGCATGCTTTCGAGGACCTCCCACAGTCTAACAAGGTTTATAGAACTTCCATTTTTAACCAGAAGTCTCTCCAGTTGCATTGTTCTTCGTTTCCCGTGTTGTCCGATACGTGCCAATATTCGTCAGGAATGGAAG GTTTTTCACAAAATGTGAAATCTGACCAAGGACCCACAGAACTCGGTGAAGAGTGTCTAATACAACAGGATGACAAAATAACTGCATTCAGGCCCGTGCTGAAGAGATGA